The Toxorhynchites rutilus septentrionalis strain SRP chromosome 3, ASM2978413v1, whole genome shotgun sequence genome includes a region encoding these proteins:
- the LOC129773017 gene encoding uncharacterized protein LOC129773017, which yields MVLADPQFHMVIDMIIGVDSYYDLLLEGFIRLGSGQPVLQNILLGWVVPGRVGPSRPDPKIVSIVHMCTQYFDEKLSRFWELESCQSSSTMSVEESIYEANFAATTMRDSSGRFIVGLPVKPSVVSMLENSYILHPPIAKRRFLSVERRLQANPQLKSAYSAFIEEYLLLGHMEEITDTTVPTQYTSYYLPHHCIQRPDSLTTKLRVVFDASCITETGISLNDALMVGPQIRNFELAPYLATRCLQELSKVGQQSHPDAAEVVGKDFYMDDLLTGCRDTESGRILVNQLLQLLGFAGFQLRKWSSNSPELLAHIPESLRDERNVLGLDPGASIKTLGLRWEPASDIFGFHGPKWKDYSHITKRIVASDTTSLFDPPGFLGPVIVVAKMFVQDLWRRNRSWDEPLKNEIQQSWLQFRSQLVIVETITVPRWVIPIVDPTHIELHGFCDASERAYGACIYSLVVSTSGDTSASGSGVLSRGIRLSPQSNVPTGRGRGWTTRITAKESSSPHKWKQLPSRRILNRRDRSVETRPALIALPTTRAAFE from the exons ATGGTGCTCGCTGATCCCCAGTTCCATATGGTAATCGATATGATCATTGGAGTGGACAGTTATTACGACCTACTTCTCGAGGGTTTCATTCGCCTCGGTTCAGGGCAGCCGGTGCTGCAAAATATATTGCTTGGATGGGTCGTTCCTGGTAGAGTCGGACCTAGCCGACCAGATCCGAAAATAGTCAGTATCGTTCACATGTGTACTCAGTATTTCGACGAGAAGCTATCCAGATTTTGGGAACTAGAATCTTGCCAGTCATCTAGCACCATGTCAGTGGAAGAATCGATTTACGAGGCTAATTTTGCTGCGACGACCATGAGAGATTCCTCTGGCCGATTCATTGTCGGACTTCCGGTAAAACCGTCCGTTGTGTCCATGTTGGAAAACTCCTACATCCTCCATCCTCCTATCGCCAAACGTCGCTTTCTGTCGGTGGAACGTCGTTTACAAGCCAACCCTCAACTCAAATCCGCATACTCGGCTTTCATCGAAGAATATCTTCTGTTAGGACACATGGAAGAAATTACTGACACCACGGTACCCACACAGTACACCTCCTACTACCTCCCACACCACTGTATTCAGCGTCCGGATAGCTTGACCACGAAGCTCCGCGTCGTGTTTGACGCGTCTTGTATCACTGAAACTGGCATTTCACTTAATGATGCGCTGATGGTGGGGCCA CAAATTCGGAACTTTGAACTGGCACCATACTTGGCCACTCGATGCTTGCAAGAACTCTCCAAAGTAGGTCAACAGTCTCATCCTGATGCCGCAGAAGTTGTAGGCAAGGACTTCTACATGGACGATTTGCTAACGGGATGTAGAGATACAGAATCCGGAAGAATTCTGGTCAACCAGCTGCTCCAGCTTTTGGGCTTTGCTGGATTCCAATTACGGAAATGGTCATCTAATTCTCCGGAGCTTCTCGCCCACATTCCGGAATCTTTGCGAGATGAACGCAACGTTCTTGGACTGGATCCTGGTGCCTCGATCAAAACCCTAGGGCTAAGGTGGGAACCAGCATCTGATATTTTTGGTTTTCACGGTCCCAAATGGAAGGACTACTCCCATATCACCAAAAGGATTGTCGCTTCCGATACTACCAGTCTATTTGACCCGCCAGGATTTCTCGGACCCGTAATAGTAGTCGCTAAAATGTTTGTCCAGGATTTATGGCGCCGTAACCGTTCCTGGGATGAACCCCTTAAGAATGAAATCCAGCAAAGTTGGCTGCAGTTTCGTTCTCAACTCGTCATAGTCGAAACAATTACCGTTCCACGTTGGGTTATTCCGATTGTAGATCCAACCCACATCGAACTCCATGGGTTTTGTGATGCCTCTGAACGAGCCTACGGGGCATGCATCTATTCACTTGTCGTGTCTACCAGTGGGGACAC TTCCGCGAGTGGAAGTGGTGTACTAAGTAGAGGCATCCGTTTATCGCCACAGTCAAACGTGCCAACCGGAAGAGGTCGTGGGTGGACCACGAGGATAACCGCCAAGGAGTCATCGAGTCCCCACAAGTGGAAGCAGCTTCCATCTAGACGTATCCTGAACCGACGGGATCGGTCGGTGGAG ACCCGCCCTGCCCTCATAGCACTACCGACAACGCGAGCTGCTTTCGAATAA